The following proteins are encoded in a genomic region of Alistipes shahii WAL 8301:
- a CDS encoding SusC/RagA family TonB-linked outer membrane protein, which yields MTSFCLIAPATALRSYAQEGGGSTLEGLIKDDSGPLLGATVIVKNTTRGTTTDMDGKFRLEGLQPGDVLQVTYVGYDPYEVTYTGQTTLDILMTTTANQLNAVVVTAMGIERQSKTLSYAAETVGGDDVADIKSVNMINALQGKAAGLQITPNSTGAGGSSKILFRGNKSINGSNQPLVVVDGVPLMMNITSEQVNSNWGAQRDGGDAMSTINPDDIASISLLKGASAAALYGAVAANGAIMITTKSAMAGRLAVNVSSNTTIDTPLSLPEFQNTYGANGQYSWGDKLASKAPDYAEKFFRTGWTTNNSISINGGAEDLRAYFSYGNVTSGGITPENDYSQHTLNAKVGFDLFNDHIKVDFNAKYVNQHISNQPAGGFVFNPLVGTYTFPRGGDWNGYKSNFETYNGELNANVQNWVTTTDETNSNPYWLLNRERPVVERNRYEFGGSIKYQIIDGLSLTGRMRYERADEHYVRNHYASSYGNKYTYGKMDDNRYFSEQLYADLLAQYNHTWDDFSLNATLGTSMMQTRSNNVSLLYEQSKFVAPGNGGAYYPNIFNPSNFYMNGTTMGLERKRLNSVFGAVTFGFKEALFLDVTARNDWSSALAYTDGYSFFYPSVGASLLLNRFVDMGRNIDLFKFRGSYSIVGNDVPVYKTNPRYTYGDQGAINPPESVPFRTLKPEKTHSFEVGFDGEFFQHRLHVNATYYKTNTKNQYFEVTLPWESGYKSQFVNAGNVQNQGFELTAGWFQDFGNEFTWSTDLNLSYNDNKIIELFDGIQDGVTVSNLGGAKVILYEGGQYGDLYVRTLKRDESGKLVTETPEGADYQIPVNGGEQNSDLKYMGNMNSKWNMGWNNTFRYKDLTLSMLIDFRIGGKVVSMTEATLDGYGVSERTGRARDRGYVMREGIKFSNVKAYYDVVGATSFNSVYNVEDYVYDATNVRMREISLGYTFRNLFGQSKNLTLAFIARNLFFFYKDAPMDPDVSMGTGNGLQGFDVFNLPTTRSFGLNVKLNF from the coding sequence CGAGGTGACCTACACAGGTCAGACGACACTGGACATCCTGATGACGACGACCGCCAACCAGCTGAACGCAGTCGTAGTGACTGCCATGGGTATCGAACGTCAGTCGAAAACACTCTCCTATGCTGCCGAAACGGTCGGCGGCGATGACGTGGCCGACATCAAGTCGGTCAATATGATCAACGCGCTGCAGGGCAAGGCCGCCGGTCTGCAGATTACCCCGAACTCGACGGGCGCGGGCGGATCGTCGAAAATACTCTTCCGCGGTAACAAGTCGATCAACGGCTCGAACCAGCCGCTGGTCGTCGTCGACGGCGTCCCCCTGATGATGAACATCACGTCCGAACAGGTCAACAGCAACTGGGGCGCCCAGCGCGACGGCGGCGACGCCATGTCTACGATCAACCCCGACGACATCGCCTCGATCTCCCTGCTGAAAGGCGCGTCGGCCGCCGCCCTCTACGGTGCGGTAGCCGCCAACGGCGCCATCATGATCACGACCAAATCGGCCATGGCAGGGCGTCTGGCGGTGAACGTATCGAGCAACACGACCATTGACACCCCGCTCTCGCTGCCCGAATTCCAGAACACATACGGGGCGAACGGCCAATACAGTTGGGGCGACAAACTCGCGTCGAAGGCTCCCGATTACGCCGAGAAGTTCTTCCGTACGGGCTGGACGACCAACAACTCGATCTCGATCAACGGCGGCGCCGAAGACCTGCGAGCCTACTTCTCCTACGGCAACGTAACATCCGGCGGCATCACCCCTGAAAACGACTACTCGCAACACACGCTCAACGCCAAAGTCGGTTTCGACCTTTTCAACGACCACATCAAGGTCGATTTCAACGCCAAATACGTGAACCAGCACATCTCGAACCAGCCGGCCGGCGGTTTCGTCTTCAACCCGCTCGTCGGCACCTACACCTTCCCGCGCGGCGGCGACTGGAACGGCTACAAAAGCAACTTCGAGACCTACAACGGCGAGCTCAACGCCAACGTCCAGAACTGGGTGACTACCACCGACGAGACCAACAGCAACCCCTACTGGCTGCTCAACCGCGAACGCCCCGTCGTCGAACGCAACCGCTACGAATTCGGCGGATCGATCAAATACCAGATCATCGACGGACTTTCGCTCACGGGCCGCATGCGCTACGAGCGCGCCGACGAACACTACGTACGCAACCACTACGCGTCGTCCTACGGCAATAAATACACCTACGGCAAAATGGACGACAACCGCTACTTCAGCGAACAGCTCTATGCGGACCTGCTCGCCCAGTACAACCATACGTGGGACGATTTCTCGCTCAACGCCACCCTCGGCACCAGCATGATGCAGACACGTTCGAACAACGTGAGCCTGCTCTACGAGCAGAGCAAGTTCGTCGCTCCGGGCAACGGCGGCGCCTACTATCCCAACATCTTCAACCCGTCGAATTTCTACATGAACGGCACGACCATGGGACTGGAGCGCAAACGGCTCAACTCGGTCTTCGGAGCTGTCACGTTCGGCTTCAAAGAGGCGCTCTTCCTCGACGTGACGGCCCGTAACGACTGGTCGTCGGCCCTCGCTTACACCGACGGCTACTCGTTCTTCTATCCTTCGGTGGGCGCCAGCCTTCTGCTCAACCGTTTCGTGGACATGGGCCGGAATATCGACCTGTTCAAATTCCGCGGTTCGTACTCCATCGTCGGCAACGACGTCCCCGTCTACAAGACCAATCCGCGCTATACCTACGGCGACCAAGGCGCCATCAACCCGCCCGAATCGGTGCCGTTCCGCACGCTGAAACCCGAAAAGACCCACTCGTTCGAGGTCGGTTTCGACGGAGAGTTCTTCCAGCACCGTCTGCACGTAAACGCCACCTATTACAAGACCAACACCAAGAACCAGTACTTCGAGGTGACGCTGCCGTGGGAGAGCGGTTACAAATCGCAGTTCGTCAATGCGGGCAACGTCCAGAACCAAGGCTTCGAACTGACGGCCGGCTGGTTCCAAGACTTCGGCAATGAATTCACATGGTCCACCGATCTGAATCTCTCGTACAACGACAACAAAATCATCGAGCTTTTCGACGGTATCCAAGACGGCGTAACGGTCTCCAACTTGGGCGGCGCCAAAGTGATCCTCTATGAAGGCGGCCAGTATGGCGACCTCTACGTCCGCACGCTCAAACGCGACGAGAGCGGCAAACTGGTGACGGAAACCCCCGAAGGCGCCGACTACCAGATCCCCGTAAACGGCGGCGAGCAGAATTCCGACCTGAAATACATGGGCAACATGAACTCGAAGTGGAACATGGGCTGGAACAACACGTTCCGCTACAAGGATCTGACACTGAGCATGCTCATCGACTTCCGCATCGGCGGCAAGGTCGTTTCGATGACCGAGGCCACACTCGACGGATACGGCGTATCGGAACGCACGGGCCGGGCGCGCGACCGCGGCTACGTGATGCGCGAGGGCATCAAATTCTCGAACGTCAAGGCTTACTACGACGTGGTGGGCGCGACAAGCTTCAACTCGGTCTACAACGTCGAGGATTACGTATACGACGCGACCAACGTCCGTATGCGCGAGATTTCGCTGGGCTACACTTTCCGTAACCTGTTCGGCCAGTCGAAAAACCTGACCCTTGCGTTCATCGCCCGCAACCTTTTCTTCTTCTACAAAGACGCCCCGATGGATCCCGACGTGTCGATGGGTACGGGCAACGGCCTGCAAGGCTTCGATGTCTTCAACCTGCCGACCACGCGCAGCTTCGGTCTGAACGTGAAACTGAATTTCTAA